A DNA window from Hordeum vulgare subsp. vulgare chromosome 1H, MorexV3_pseudomolecules_assembly, whole genome shotgun sequence contains the following coding sequences:
- the LOC123421365 gene encoding probable glutathione S-transferase GSTF1: MAPVKVFGPAMSTNVARVLVCLEEVGAEYEVVDIDFKAMEHKSPEHLVRNPFGQIPAFQDGDLLLFESRAIAKYVLRKYKTDEVDLLREGNLKEAAMVDVWTEVDAHTYNPALSPIVYECLINPLMRGLPTNQTVVDESLEKLKKVLEVYEARLSQHKYLAGDFVSFADLNHFPYTFYFMATPHAALFDSYPHVKAWWESLMARPAIKKLAAQMVPKKP; the protein is encoded by the exons ATGGCGCCGGTGAAGGTGTTCgggccggccatgtcgacgaacgTGGCCCGGGTGCTGGTGTGCCTGGAGGAGGTCGGCGCCGAGTACGAGGTCGTCGACATCGATTTCAAGGCCATGGAGCACAAGAGCCCCGAGCATCTCGTCAGAAAC CCGTTCGGCCAGATCCCTGCCTTCCAGGATGGAGATCTGCTTCTCTTCG AGTCACGCGCAATTGCGAAGTACGTGCTGCGCAAGTACAAGACGGACGAGGTCGACCTTCTAAGAGAAGGCAACCTGAAGGAAGCAGCCATGGTGGACGTATGGACGGAGGTGGACGCGCACACCTACAACCCGGCGCTGTCGCCGATCGTGTACGAGTGCCTCATCAACCCGCTCATGCGCGGCCTGCCGACCAACCAGACGGTGGTGGACGAGAGCCTGGAGAAGCTCAAGAAGGTGCTGGAGGTCTACGAGGCGCGCCTCTCCCAGCACAAGTACCTCGCCGGGGACTTCGTCAGCTTCGCGGACCTCAACCACTTCCCCTACACCTTCTACTTCATGGCCACGCCGCACGCCGCGCTCTTCGACTCGTACCCGCACGTCAAGGCATGGTGGGAGAGCCTCATGGCCAGGCCGGCCATCAAGAAGCTCGCCGCTCAGATGGTTCCCAAGAAGCCGTGA